In Alphaproteobacteria bacterium, a single window of DNA contains:
- a CDS encoding HAMP domain-containing histidine kinase, with amino-acid sequence MPDCSLSSRMWGRVCLFAFLVGLALFPGRGALASPERLNLLVLSSFNKDLPAQAAFERGLDHVLGYRAGQSNVYFEFLDASRLPADQAAQGVRALIAKKYKDQRFDAVIAWALPAAALAAASRDLLGEETPIIYLELSDTDVAAINMSPERDVSITVKTDYETSLSEALRLSQAKRIAVIVEQSNAMGRTRLNNFRQAKDKVAPNLPVDELFDLPLDETIARTSKLPPGTIIYYLLMFSDGRGAQLTPFEAARRIAETANAPIFSNWESLMGSGVVGGYQLSVEVVGRNVGKAVQDISQDRPVTHPASMRHVYDWTQLDKWGWDDRKKLQPGSIILNQPPDLLEAYRWHLLTLTLFVLALIVLAVSLARALHAKNLAARDLARERETLAQRVETRTAELVRSNKELESFAYAISHDLRAPMRNINGFAQLLDRRFKDVLTGEGAEFLEHIRAGAQQMDAMILGLLDYSRVGHQSADSYSSASIPEIAIEAADMLQPLAASASGAIDVAARADLPNVRCNRELIRRLIQNLIENALKYRHPDRAPRVRIDFFPGKGEIKVSVRDNGIGIPEDRRERVFQLFQRDAGASIPGYGIGLALCQRIVKAHGGDIWIESEPGGGSNFIFTLKENPSTVGDPS; translated from the coding sequence ATGCCTGATTGCAGTCTGTCCTCGCGGATGTGGGGACGCGTGTGCCTGTTTGCGTTTCTGGTCGGCCTTGCCTTGTTCCCGGGGCGGGGGGCGCTTGCGTCGCCGGAGCGGTTGAATCTGCTGGTCTTGTCTAGTTTCAACAAGGATTTGCCCGCCCAGGCCGCTTTCGAGCGCGGGTTGGACCATGTGCTTGGCTACCGCGCCGGGCAGAGCAACGTCTATTTTGAATTTCTGGATGCCTCGCGCCTGCCCGCCGATCAGGCGGCGCAAGGTGTTCGCGCCCTAATCGCCAAGAAATACAAGGACCAACGGTTCGACGCGGTGATCGCTTGGGCGCTTCCGGCGGCGGCGCTGGCGGCGGCAAGCCGCGATCTTTTGGGCGAAGAAACGCCCATCATCTATCTTGAATTGTCCGATACGGACGTAGCGGCGATCAACATGTCGCCCGAGCGCGACGTCAGCATCACGGTCAAGACCGATTACGAAACCTCGCTCAGCGAGGCGCTGCGCCTTAGCCAGGCCAAGCGCATCGCGGTGATCGTCGAGCAGTCGAATGCGATGGGTCGGACGAGACTGAATAATTTCAGGCAGGCCAAAGACAAGGTTGCCCCCAACCTTCCGGTCGATGAACTGTTCGACTTGCCGCTTGACGAAACGATCGCCAGAACCTCGAAACTGCCGCCGGGAACGATCATCTATTACCTGCTGATGTTCTCGGATGGTCGCGGCGCGCAGTTGACGCCCTTCGAGGCGGCGCGCCGCATCGCCGAGACGGCGAATGCGCCCATCTTCAGCAATTGGGAAAGCCTGATGGGCAGCGGCGTCGTCGGCGGATACCAACTCAGCGTCGAGGTTGTCGGGCGCAATGTCGGCAAGGCGGTTCAGGACATCAGCCAGGACAGGCCGGTCACTCATCCGGCCAGCATGCGCCATGTCTATGATTGGACGCAGTTGGACAAGTGGGGGTGGGACGACCGCAAGAAACTGCAGCCGGGTTCAATCATTCTGAACCAGCCGCCCGATCTTCTCGAGGCCTATCGCTGGCACCTGTTGACGCTGACGCTGTTCGTGCTGGCCTTGATCGTGTTGGCCGTTTCCCTGGCTCGCGCCCTGCACGCCAAGAATCTGGCGGCCAGGGATTTGGCCCGCGAGCGCGAAACTTTGGCCCAACGCGTGGAAACGAGAACCGCCGAACTGGTCCGCTCGAACAAGGAGTTGGAGAGTTTCGCCTATGCCATTTCGCACGATCTGCGCGCCCCCATGCGCAACATCAACGGCTTCGCGCAATTGCTGGATCGGCGCTTCAAGGATGTCCTGACCGGCGAAGGCGCCGAGTTTCTTGAACATATCCGCGCGGGCGCCCAGCAGATGGACGCGATGATTCTGGGGCTGCTCGATTATTCCAGGGTCGGCCATCAATCCGCCGATTCGTATTCCAGCGCCAGCATTCCCGAGATTGCAATAGAAGCGGCGGACATGCTGCAGCCCCTTGCCGCATCGGCCAGCGGGGCTATCGACGTGGCGGCCAGGGCCGACCTGCCCAATGTGCGATGCAATCGGGAACTGATCAGGCGCCTGATCCAGAACTTGATCGAGAACGCGCTGAAATACCGCCATCCCGACCGCGCGCCTCGGGTGCGCATCGACTTTTTTCCAGGCAAGGGCGAGATCAAGGTTTCGGTGCGCGACAACGGCATCGGCATTCCTGAAGACAGGCGCGAGCGCGTCTTTCAGCTGTTCCAGCGCGACGCGGGCGCGTCCATTCCCGGTTACGGCATCGGCCTAGCCCTCTGCCAGCGCATCGTCAAGGCGCATGGCGGCGACATCTGGATCGAAAGCGAACCCGGCGGCGGCAGCAATTTCATTTTCACGCTGAAGGAAAATCCGTCGACG
- a CDS encoding type II toxin-antitoxin system RelE/ParE family toxin → MAGAFFQPAARRDLFEIADYIDSDRPGRGMAFAQEIETACKLWAGMPLAGRTRDEISPGLRSFPVGQYIVFYRPIDDGILIIRVLHGMRDLKTLL, encoded by the coding sequence ATGGCTGGGGCATTTTTTCAGCCCGCAGCCCGGCGCGACCTTTTTGAAATTGCCGATTACATCGACAGCGACCGCCCTGGCCGGGGGATGGCCTTCGCCCAAGAGATCGAAACCGCCTGCAAATTGTGGGCAGGAATGCCTTTGGCCGGGCGCACGCGCGACGAAATCTCGCCAGGGCTGCGCAGCTTTCCCGTCGGACAATATATCGTTTTCTACCGCCCCATCGATGACGGCATCTTGATCATCCGCGTCCTGCACGGCATGCGTGATTTGAAGACGCTGCTTTAA
- a CDS encoding transglycosylase SLT domain-containing protein → MCSTQVARAEAEAGIPKGLLAAISAVESGRWDKERRAALAWPWTVTSGSNGQFFASKAEAIAEVRRMKAQGIRNIDVGCMQINLHFHAEAFDSLDEAFDPATNASYAARFLGSLYQTHQDWMTAASHYHSATPELGARYRAKVLAAWNGEAAPSGPIAQETLQTADWTLVRPAFAKPADGATAKLASAPAIQPRPQITAPSAANANRQPAKVQAVAHIATPPSEAARQEARNFANAWREARLAEYKNRKTARGGV, encoded by the coding sequence TTGTGCAGCACCCAAGTTGCCAGGGCCGAGGCCGAGGCAGGCATCCCAAAAGGCCTGCTGGCCGCCATTTCAGCCGTCGAGTCCGGACGCTGGGACAAGGAACGCCGCGCCGCCCTGGCCTGGCCCTGGACGGTGACATCGGGCAGCAATGGGCAATTTTTCGCTAGCAAGGCGGAAGCGATTGCCGAGGTCCGACGCATGAAGGCGCAAGGCATTCGCAACATCGACGTCGGTTGCATGCAGATCAACCTGCATTTCCACGCCGAAGCTTTCGATTCCCTGGACGAGGCCTTCGATCCCGCCACCAACGCCAGCTATGCCGCCCGCTTCCTGGGGTCGCTTTACCAGACCCATCAAGATTGGATGACGGCGGCCAGCCACTACCACTCGGCCACGCCCGAACTGGGGGCGCGCTACCGGGCCAAGGTTCTGGCCGCCTGGAACGGCGAAGCGGCTCCGAGCGGCCCCATCGCCCAGGAAACGCTTCAAACGGCTGACTGGACCCTGGTTCGCCCGGCATTCGCCAAGCCTGCCGACGGCGCCACGGCCAAACTGGCTTCGGCGCCCGCCATCCAGCCCAGACCGCAAATCACCGCGCCCAGCGCCGCCAACGCCAACCGTCAGCCCGCCAAAGTCCAGGCGGTCGCCCATATCGCCACGCCCCCCAGCGAGGCGGCCAGACAGGAAGCCAGGAACTTCGCCAATGCCTGGCGCGAGGCAAGGCTGGCCGAATACAAGAACCGCAAGACGGCCAGGGGCGGCGTTTGA
- a CDS encoding DedA family protein: MDEILQHARSFLESYHYLVYAVVVIWTFLEGETFIIVLGYLAQEGTYHINIWLVMLFALMGSFIGDQFYFYIGRRYGQPLLARWPGMEKKVEWAFHMVRDHQTLFILSFRFIYGVRNISPFVIGMSGVSRLKYFILNFIAAAVWANAFAWGGYFLGVAMGEWLGAYKFHIMGGFVALFVVLWFFSTMKRRRAQQAAIAAEEAEALAASNAAPKTPEV, from the coding sequence TTGGACGAAATCTTACAGCACGCTCGCAGCTTTCTGGAAAGCTACCATTACCTTGTCTATGCGGTGGTGGTGATCTGGACCTTTTTGGAAGGCGAAACCTTCATCATCGTGCTGGGATACTTGGCCCAGGAAGGCACTTATCACATCAATATCTGGCTGGTCATGCTGTTCGCGCTGATGGGCAGCTTCATCGGCGATCAGTTCTATTTCTATATCGGACGGCGCTACGGACAGCCCTTGCTGGCCCGCTGGCCGGGCATGGAAAAGAAAGTCGAATGGGCCTTTCACATGGTCCGCGACCATCAGACCCTGTTCATCCTGTCTTTCCGTTTCATCTACGGCGTGCGCAACATCAGCCCCTTCGTGATCGGCATGAGCGGCGTTTCGCGCTTGAAATATTTCATCCTCAATTTCATCGCCGCCGCCGTCTGGGCCAATGCCTTCGCCTGGGGCGGCTATTTCCTGGGCGTCGCCATGGGCGAATGGCTGGGGGCGTACAAATTCCACATCATGGGCGGTTTCGTCGCCCTGTTCGTCGTGCTGTGGTTCTTTAGCACCATGAAGCGCAGGCGCGCCCAACAGGCGGCCATCGCCGCCGAAGAGGCCGAAGCCCTGGCGGCTTCCAACGCCGCCCCGAAAACGCCCGAAGTTTAG
- a CDS encoding 5-(carboxyamino)imidazole ribonucleotide synthase translates to MPSHRPIPPGGTIGILGGGQLGRMTALAAASLGYRAHIFTPEENSPAAQVSDAVTVASFEDEAALAKFASQVDAVTLEFENIPSSPVRFLERLIPVRPGSYALETAQDRLCEKRFFNDLGIETAPWRDVGSALDLKAAVLELGTPSILKTARLGYDGKGQVKIGPDTNLDQAWDSLATERAVLEGFVTFEREISALVARGLDGSWAAWDVVENVHTHHILDTTTAPAPISSDLRDKALAIAHQAVDALNLVGVLAVEMFLTGDGRLLVNEMAPRPHNSGHWTIDACLTSQFEQVVRAVCGLPLGSPRRHSDAVMTNLIGEAAGKWEALLGEPNAKLHLYGKTQMRPGRKMGHVTRLYPLDSLPLAGHK, encoded by the coding sequence ATGCCCTCTCATCGTCCGATTCCGCCCGGCGGCACCATTGGCATTTTAGGCGGCGGACAATTGGGCCGCATGACGGCCCTGGCGGCGGCGTCGCTGGGCTATCGGGCGCATATCTTCACGCCGGAAGAAAACAGCCCCGCCGCCCAGGTGTCGGACGCCGTCACCGTGGCTTCGTTCGAAGACGAGGCGGCGCTGGCCAAGTTCGCGTCCCAGGTCGATGCGGTCACGCTGGAATTCGAGAACATTCCGTCCAGTCCGGTGCGTTTTCTCGAGCGCTTGATTCCCGTGCGGCCCGGATCGTATGCGCTGGAAACCGCCCAGGACCGGCTTTGCGAGAAGCGCTTCTTCAACGATCTCGGCATCGAGACGGCGCCTTGGCGCGACGTCGGTTCGGCCCTTGATCTGAAGGCCGCCGTGCTGGAACTCGGCACGCCCTCGATCCTGAAGACGGCCAGGCTTGGCTATGACGGCAAAGGGCAGGTCAAGATCGGCCCGGACACCAATCTGGACCAAGCCTGGGACAGTCTGGCGACGGAGCGGGCGGTTCTTGAAGGTTTTGTGACGTTCGAGCGCGAGATATCGGCCCTGGTCGCCCGCGGCCTGGATGGAAGCTGGGCGGCTTGGGATGTGGTGGAAAATGTTCACACCCACCATATCCTGGACACCACCACCGCCCCGGCGCCGATTTCCAGCGATCTGCGCGACAAAGCGCTGGCCATCGCCCATCAGGCGGTCGATGCTTTAAATCTGGTCGGCGTGCTGGCGGTCGAGATGTTCCTGACCGGCGATGGCCGCCTGCTGGTCAATGAAATGGCGCCCAGACCCCATAATTCCGGCCATTGGACGATCGACGCCTGCCTGACCAGCCAGTTCGAGCAAGTGGTGCGCGCCGTTTGCGGCCTGCCCCTGGGATCGCCCCGACGTCATTCCGACGCGGTGATGACCAATCTGATCGGCGAAGCGGCCGGCAAGTGGGAAGCCCTGTTGGGCGAACCCAACGCCAAATTGCACCTGTATGGAAAAACGCAAATGCGCCCAGGTCGCAAGATGGGGCATGTGACGCGTCTTTATCCGCTGGACAGCCTGCCCCTGGCGGGTCACAAATAG
- the purE gene encoding 5-(carboxyamino)imidazole ribonucleotide mutase: MSQPLVGIIMGSQSDWETMRHAAGILDELGVAHEVRIVSAHRTPKRLVDYAESAVSRGLKVIIAGAGGAAHLPGMTASMTRLPVFGVPVESQALKGMDSLLSIVQMPAGIPVGTLAIGRAGAVNAALLAASVLALSDPKLAQAVDERRATQTASVADEPV; the protein is encoded by the coding sequence ATGAGCCAGCCGTTGGTCGGCATCATCATGGGCAGCCAATCCGACTGGGAGACCATGCGCCATGCCGCTGGGATCCTGGATGAACTTGGCGTGGCGCATGAAGTGCGCATCGTTTCGGCCCATCGCACGCCCAAGCGGCTGGTCGATTACGCCGAAAGCGCCGTGTCCAGGGGGCTTAAGGTCATCATCGCGGGGGCGGGCGGGGCTGCCCATCTGCCCGGCATGACCGCGTCCATGACCCGCTTGCCGGTGTTCGGCGTTCCCGTCGAAAGTCAGGCCTTGAAAGGCATGGACAGTCTGTTGTCCATCGTCCAGATGCCTGCGGGCATTCCCGTGGGTACATTGGCCATCGGAAGGGCGGGCGCCGTCAACGCCGCCTTGCTGGCCGCCAGCGTCCTGGCCCTGTCGGACCCCAAACTGGCCCAAGCCGTCGATGAAAGAAGGGCCACCCAGACGGCCTCGGTCGCCGACGAACCGGTCTGA
- a CDS encoding YdcH family protein: MSIEDRLESLRTKHAALEAALENETHRPSPDDVQIHELKRQKLRLKDEMHRLSP; this comes from the coding sequence ATGAGCATAGAGGACCGCCTGGAATCTTTACGTACCAAACATGCCGCGCTTGAGGCGGCGTTGGAAAACGAGACCCACCGCCCCAGTCCCGACGATGTTCAAATTCACGAATTGAAACGCCAGAAATTGCGGCTTAAGGACGAGATGCATCGACTTAGTCCTTGA
- a CDS encoding class I SAM-dependent methyltransferase — MEDSPYLPALDYISNRMEGVQGFLSPLDAGLFLALDLAQKGAGVTGDMAEIGVLHGRSAFLMAHLLRPGERMQAIDIFDLYWPNPPYNHPDAFIGNALELGFDLGRFNLVKADTTKEPARVLEKVGQGKARLFHVDGDHRLTHILADSKIALEATSPDGVIVFDDVFSYLMPEVTEGILATFKGRADFVPLALSPNKAYFCPPHLKSRYAAYVIECLPNNLDTEVRRLLDHWVITFSAQKPVVLRYFDQMAGDGGEALHRSIKGRNIDFSLPP; from the coding sequence GTGGAAGACTCGCCCTATCTGCCCGCCCTTGATTACATCTCGAACCGCATGGAGGGCGTGCAGGGCTTTCTGTCGCCCCTGGATGCCGGGCTGTTTTTAGCCCTGGATTTGGCGCAGAAAGGGGCGGGTGTTACGGGCGACATGGCGGAAATCGGCGTTTTGCATGGCCGCTCGGCCTTTCTGATGGCGCATCTGCTAAGGCCTGGCGAACGGATGCAGGCGATCGACATCTTCGATCTTTACTGGCCCAATCCGCCCTACAACCATCCCGACGCTTTCATCGGCAACGCGCTTGAACTGGGGTTCGACCTGGGCCGCTTCAATCTGGTCAAGGCGGATACGACCAAGGAACCGGCGCGGGTCCTGGAAAAGGTGGGTCAAGGCAAGGCCCGCCTGTTTCACGTCGATGGCGACCATCGATTGACGCATATCCTGGCCGATTCAAAGATCGCGCTCGAAGCCACCTCGCCAGACGGCGTGATCGTCTTTGACGACGTGTTCTCCTACCTGATGCCCGAAGTCACCGAGGGCATTCTGGCCACCTTCAAGGGGCGCGCCGATTTCGTTCCCCTGGCCCTGTCGCCCAACAAGGCCTATTTCTGCCCGCCCCACCTCAAATCGCGTTATGCCGCCTATGTCATCGAATGCCTGCCCAACAATCTGGATACCGAGGTCAGGCGCCTGCTGGACCATTGGGTGATCACCTTCTCGGCCCAAAAGCCGGTGGTGCTGCGCTATTTCGACCAGATGGCCGGGGATGGGGGGGAAGCGCTGCATCGCAGCATCAAGGGCCGGAATATCGATTTTTCCCTTCCGCCTTAA
- a CDS encoding ATP-dependent 6-phosphofructokinase, with protein MANSHKKTIAVLTSGGDCAGLNAVIRAVVARAVDGYGWRVLGIKDGTMGLMQRPLQYLELDLNVCGGDMLRQGGTFLGTTNKGDPFAFPMPDGTKKDRSNELIEAVRELGIDAMIAIGGDGSLRIIRKLAQQGNIPLVAVPKTIDNDVHLTQSSVGFNTAVDVCVEALDRLQPTAASHHRIMILEVMGRDAGHIALHSGVAGGADVILIPEIPYTLEGVKAKLDRVKATGRNHGLMVVAEGVKTETGGPVTVAHSDQQVRYGGIGHYLSDKLANLVGAETRYTVLGHVQRGGTPSMRDRVLASAFGVHAVDLVAYERFDRMVAWQGRGVTDVPLAEVAGVTRSVSLDDPLLRSAQGLGIYVGEAKV; from the coding sequence ATGGCCAACAGCCACAAAAAGACGATAGCGGTTCTGACCTCGGGGGGCGACTGCGCCGGGCTGAACGCGGTGATCCGCGCCGTGGTGGCCAGGGCCGTCGATGGCTATGGCTGGCGGGTGCTGGGCATCAAGGACGGCACGATGGGCCTGATGCAGCGGCCCTTGCAGTATCTGGAACTCGATCTCAACGTTTGCGGCGGCGACATGCTGCGCCAGGGCGGCACCTTCCTGGGCACCACCAACAAGGGCGACCCCTTCGCCTTTCCGATGCCGGACGGCACGAAGAAGGACCGGTCGAACGAACTTATCGAGGCGGTGCGCGAGCTTGGCATCGACGCCATGATCGCCATCGGCGGCGACGGGTCCTTGCGCATCATCCGCAAACTGGCCCAGCAGGGCAACATTCCCCTGGTCGCCGTGCCCAAGACCATCGACAACGACGTGCACCTGACGCAATCCTCGGTGGGGTTCAACACCGCCGTCGATGTCTGCGTCGAAGCGCTGGACCGGTTGCAGCCCACGGCGGCCAGCCATCATCGCATCATGATTCTGGAAGTGATGGGCCGCGACGCGGGTCATATCGCCCTGCATTCCGGCGTGGCGGGCGGCGCCGACGTGATCCTGATCCCCGAAATTCCCTATACGCTGGAGGGGGTGAAGGCCAAGCTCGACAGGGTGAAGGCCACTGGGCGCAATCACGGGCTGATGGTGGTGGCCGAGGGCGTGAAAACGGAAACCGGCGGTCCGGTCACGGTGGCCCATTCCGACCAACAGGTGCGTTACGGCGGCATCGGCCATTATCTGTCCGACAAGCTGGCCAATCTGGTGGGCGCCGAAACCCGCTATACGGTGCTGGGCCATGTGCAGCGGGGCGGCACGCCTTCGATGCGCGACCGCGTTCTGGCTTCGGCCTTCGGCGTGCATGCGGTCGATCTGGTGGCCTATGAGCGTTTCGACCGCATGGTGGCTTGGCAAGGCCGTGGCGTCACCGACGTGCCCCTGGCCGAAGTCGCCGGTGTCACGCGCTCGGTCTCGCTGGACGATCCCCTGCTGCGCTCGGCGCAGGGGCTTGGCATCTATGTCGGCGAAGCCAAGGTGTAA
- a CDS encoding DUF465 domain-containing protein has protein sequence MIDETQEELKARLAMLRTEHRDLDDVIATLAEKAPLDQIQMQRLKKRKLLLKDQISKLENILLPDIIA, from the coding sequence ATGATCGACGAGACCCAGGAAGAACTCAAGGCCCGGCTTGCCATGCTTCGAACGGAGCATCGCGATCTCGACGACGTCATCGCCACGCTGGCCGAGAAAGCCCCCCTGGATCAAATACAGATGCAACGCCTGAAAAAACGCAAGCTGCTTCTGAAGGATCAGATCAGCAAGCTCGAGAATATTTTGTTACCGGACATTATCGCTTAA
- a CDS encoding type II toxin-antitoxin system YafQ family toxin: MPPFPLDIVTTRQFERDLKLARKRGKNLEKLWSVVERLQSGLPIDPRNRPHRLSGDWAPHWECHVEADWLLIWLVSEEELVLTRTGTHADLFD; this comes from the coding sequence ATGCCGCCCTTTCCCCTGGATATCGTTACGACGCGCCAGTTCGAGCGCGATCTGAAGCTGGCCAGGAAGCGCGGGAAGAATCTCGAGAAACTATGGTCTGTCGTTGAAAGGCTGCAATCGGGCCTGCCCATCGATCCCCGCAACCGGCCTCATCGCCTGTCAGGCGACTGGGCGCCGCACTGGGAGTGTCACGTCGAAGCCGACTGGTTGCTGATCTGGCTTGTCTCTGAGGAGGAACTGGTTTTAACCAGAACCGGCACCCATGCCGATCTGTTCGATTAA
- a CDS encoding type II toxin-antitoxin system RelB/DinJ family antitoxin, producing the protein MPKTETIRARVEPDLKHEAEAVFEALGLTSTEAITLFYKQVTLQHGLPFEVKIPNKATLAAMRDAGQGKNLKKWKSLEALRAAHR; encoded by the coding sequence ATGCCCAAAACCGAGACCATCCGCGCCCGGGTAGAACCTGACCTCAAGCATGAGGCAGAGGCCGTGTTCGAAGCACTTGGCCTGACCTCGACCGAGGCGATCACCTTGTTCTACAAACAGGTCACGCTGCAGCACGGTTTGCCCTTCGAGGTGAAAATCCCCAACAAGGCGACGCTGGCGGCGATGCGGGATGCTGGGCAGGGCAAGAATTTGAAGAAGTGGAAAAGCCTGGAGGCTTTGAGAGCGGCCCATCGCTGA
- a CDS encoding diguanylate cyclase — protein MAEIPLTTASAQAAGASSPASGPSAGLGYGSYGGQQQRNKRTPSLRHVFSDIASVLGIPERKLTPEVQKALNSMVSEMDRLRAEIEQRDSRMKWLEEQADKHAWLPGCFNRRAFLRELTRLKDYSERSAIAGSLARFDIRTCDMLRGRFGLHASDALLAQVTEVLVNQVRQTDIVGCLGGPCLAVVMPQATQEQAVHKIDSVMEQLGMRLFEWEGERIPVEISWKAQRFEPGEPAEEALLRCDPAV, from the coding sequence ATGGCCGAGATACCTCTCACCACCGCCTCGGCGCAAGCTGCGGGGGCATCGTCGCCCGCCAGCGGCCCCAGCGCCGGGCTTGGCTATGGCAGCTATGGCGGGCAGCAGCAGCGCAACAAGCGAACGCCCTCGCTGCGCCATGTCTTTTCCGACATCGCCTCGGTGCTGGGCATCCCCGAGCGCAAACTGACGCCCGAAGTGCAAAAGGCGCTCAATTCAATGGTTTCCGAAATGGACCGTCTGCGCGCCGAGATCGAGCAGCGCGACAGCCGCATGAAATGGCTGGAGGAGCAGGCCGACAAGCACGCCTGGCTGCCCGGCTGCTTCAACCGGCGCGCCTTTCTGCGCGAACTGACGCGCCTGAAGGACTATTCCGAACGTTCGGCGATTGCCGGGTCGCTGGCCCGCTTCGACATTCGCACCTGCGACATGCTGCGGGGGCGCTTCGGCCTGCATGCGTCGGATGCGCTGTTGGCGCAAGTGACCGAAGTGCTGGTCAATCAGGTTCGCCAGACCGACATCGTGGGCTGTCTGGGCGGCCCCTGTCTGGCCGTCGTCATGCCGCAGGCCACGCAAGAACAGGCCGTCCACAAGATCGACAGCGTGATGGAGCAGTTGGGCATGCGCCTGTTCGAATGGGAGGGCGAGCGCATCCCGGTCGAGATTTCTTGGAAAGCGCAAAGGTTTGAACCCGGCGAACCGGCCGAAGAGGCGCTTTTGCGCTGCGACCCGGCGGTTTAG